In Gemmatimonadaceae bacterium, the sequence GGCTGGCCGACGCCGTCAGCAGACGTCACCTGGCGCAATCGCACGGTCGGTGATGCCCTCGTCTTCGGGGTCACGGCGCCGTTCCAGGTGGTGCAGGACTATCGGCTCGAGCAGGGGCGCGCGCTGTCGGACATCGACGTCACGCAGCGTCGGACCGTGGTCGTCCTGGGCGCCGAACTTGCGGAGAAGCTGTTCGAGACCGTCGATCCGGTGGGGCAACAGGTGCGACTCCGCGGCGAGCTGTTCACGGTGATCGGCGTGAACGCGCGCAAGGGTCGCGTCCTTGGTCAGTCGTTCGACGGATACGTGCTCCTGCCGTTCACGCGCTTCGAGATGATGTACGGCAAGCGGGCCTCGACCACGGTGTCGATCAAGATGCGCGCACCCGAGGATGTGGCGACGGCCATGGGCCGCGCCGAGGAGGCGATGCGTGTCGCTCGCGGCCTCCGCCCCGGGCAACCGAACAACTTCTCGATCGAGACGTCCGACGCGCTGGTGAACTTCTGGAAGACGCTCACGCAACTGCTGTTCGCGATCGTGCCGGCCATTGTATCCATCGGCATCGTGGTGGGCGGGATCGTGATCATGAACATCATGCTGATGTCGGTCACGGAGCGGACGCACGAGATCGGGATCCGGAAGGCGCTTGGCGCCCGGGCGCGCGACATCGAACGGCAGTTCCTGGCCGAGGCGGTGGCGCTGGCCTCGCTTGGGGGGTTGCTGGGCGTGATGGTCGGGTGGCTGCTCGCCGCGACGGTGGCGGCGGCGTCGCCGCTCCCGACGCGCGTCACGTGGTGGTCGGTGGCGATCGCGCTTTCCCTTGGCGCCGGAGTCGGCATCGTGTTCGGCGTGTATCCCGCGCGACGGGCCGCGCGCCTCGATCCGATCGCCGCGATGCGGGCCGAATAGATGCGACTCGCCGATCAGATTCGCGAAAACGTGGGCATCGCGATCGACACGCTGCGCACGTCCAAGCTGCGCTCGGCGCTCACGGTACTGGGGGTCGTCATCGGCATCAGCACCGTGATGGCGATCGCGACACTGATCAACGGCGTGCAGCAGCAGATCGTCACCACGATCCAGACCGCGGGCCCGACGACGTTCTACGTGATGAAGGTCTACTCCGAAACGCCGCTGAACCCCGACAACCTGCCGGCGTGGGTTCGCATTCGGCCCGACCTGCATGGCGACGAAGCCGAGCGCTTTTCCCAGCTGCCGGAGATCGGCTATTCGTCACTGTGGGGCATCAAGGTGGCGCGCGTGGAGTACAACGGGCTGCGCGTGCAGCCCAACCGCATCTACGGCGCGGACTCGCGATTCACGGAGATCATCGGTGGCGAGCTGGCGAGTGGCCGGTGGTTCACGCGACAGGAGGTGGCCGGCGGGCGCAACGTCTGCGTACTCGCCGAGTCCGTGGTGCAGACGCTCTTTGGCCGCGAGAACCCGATTGGCAGAACCGTGCAGCTCGGCGGTCGCCCGGCGACCGTGATCGGGGTGTACGCCCCGCTCACCAACATCTTCGATCCGCCGGGTGTCGAGACCGCGGCGATCGTCCCGTTCCGCTGGCTCGATCAGCGCTTCGACATCAACCGCACGCAGGAACAGTTCATCGTGATCAAGCCGCGGGCGGGGGTCACGGTCGACGCGGCACAGGACGCCGTGCGGATCGCCCTGCGGGAGATGCGCGGCCTGCGCCCCTCGGCGCGCGACAACTTCGACTTCATGACGCAGGGGCAGATCCTGCAGGTGTTCAACAACCTCACCGGGGCCTTCTTTCTGGTGATGGTCGCCCTGTCGTCGGTCGGTCTGCTGGTCGGCGGCATCGGGGTGATGGCGATCATGATGGTGTCGGTGACGAGCCGGACGCGCGAGATCGGCGTGCGCAAGGCGTTAGGCGCCTCGCGTCGCGACATCATGATGCAGTTCCTCATCGAGGCGGCGACGCTCACCGGCATTGGTGGCATCCTGGGCATCATCACCGGCCTGCTGATCGGCAAGGGCATCTCGATGGCCGTCAGCGTCTCGGCGTCGACGCCGCTCAGCTACACGGTGGTGGCGGTGCTCCTCTCCCTCGGGATCGGCGTGACGTTTGGCCTGGTGCCGGCGCGGCGCGCGGCCCGCATGGATCCCGTGGAAGCGCTGCGCTACGAGTGACCTCCGCCTGACTTCGCGGGTGCGATGCCGGGCGGCTACCTTCCAGCATGTTCGACCTCCATATCGTGGCCATTGCGCCGCACCCGGACGACGCCGAGCTGATTTGCGGGGGCACCCTCGCGCTCGCGGCCCGGCGGGGGCAGCGCGTCGGCATCATCGACCTGACGCGGGGCGAGACGGCAAGTCGCGGCACCCCGGAGCGCCGTGCCGAGGAGGCGGCGATTGCGGCGGCGATCCTGGGCGTTGCGGAGCGCCGCACGCTCGGCCTGCCTGACGCGGGCATCACGAACACGCCGGAGACCCGCGTGCAGCTCGCGCGACTCCTGCGCGAACTGCGGCCGCGCGTCGTCATCGCCCCGGCTCCGGCTCCCTTTGGCCGGCATCCCGATCACCGCGTCGCGGCAGAACTCATTCGTGACGCGGTGTTCGTTGCCGGATTGCGCAAGGTCGCCCCGGAGGTTCCCGCGTTTCGGCCTCACAAGGTCGTCCACGCGATCACCTACCGCGAAGACTTTGTACGCCCCACCTTCGTCGTCGACATCACCAGTACGTTCGACGCCAAGCTCGCCGCCATTGCCGCCTTCCAGTCGCAGTTTGATGGCGCCATCCAAGCCGGAGAAGTCTATCCCAACGGCGAACCGCTCGCCGACATCATCCGCCACCACTCGGCGCACTACGGATCGCTCATCCGGGTGAAGTACGGGGAACCGTTCTTCACCACCGAGACGATGCGCGTCGACGATCTCACCGCACTGGAGGTATCCACGTTTTGACGACCACGGCGCACTCCGACGTCACCTACGGCTCCTACCTGTACGTCGACGAACTGCTGACCCTGCAGCAGCCCCGCTCCACACCCGAACACCCCGACGAGTTGCTGTTCATCGTGGTGCACCAGGCGAGCGAACTGTGGTTCAAGGTCATGCTCCATGAACTGCGTGCCCTGACCACGCATCTCGGGAATGCCGACACGCTCGCGTCCCTGACCGCGATGCGGCGACTCAACGCGCTCATGCGCATCGTCGCGTCGCAGCTCTCGGCGCTGGACACGCTGCCGCCGCAACGCTTCGCGGAGTTCCGCGGGTACCTCGGATCCGCGAGCGGCGGACAGAGCTATCAGTTCCGTGCGATCGAAGCCGCCTCGGGACTGCGCGACGAACACTTCATGCACGTGCTTCAGGAACACGGGCCCATCCCGGCGGTAGTCGCTGACGTGCTCACGCGCCCTACGCTGCAGGATCTGTTTCTTGGCCTGCTCGCCAAACACGGAACGACGCTGGAACAGGTCTACGCCGCGCCCGACAAGACCGCGCACTTTTTGCTCGCGGAGAGCCTGATCGAGTACGAACAGGGCTTTGGCCTCTGGCGATTCCTGCACGTGCAGCTGGTCGAACGTATCATCGGGCCGCAGACAGGTGGCACCGGCGGCACGCTGGGCGCCAAGTACCTGCAACGCACGCTGCAGCAGCGGTTCTTCCCCCGTCTCTGGGAGGTGCGGTCGACGGTGTTCGGGACGCGAAGCAGTGCCTGAGGAGCGCTGGTACGACGCCAGCGTCCTGCTGCGCCCCGGCACGCCGGAATGGCCGGGGGACAGCCCATTCGATTGCCGCTGGACCTGGCGTCTCGCCGAGGGCGCAAGCGTGAATCTCTCCACGGTTTCGGGGAGCCCACACGTGGGAACACACGCCGACGCACCGCTGCATGTGCGGGACGGCGCGCCGGCGTCGCACGACCTGCCGGTCGAGGCCTTCATCGGTGAGGCCTGGGTCGCGGACGTCCGGCACGTGACGGGCGAGATCACGCTCGCCGCGCTGCGGCTGCCCGACGAGCGCCGCATTCCGCGATTGCTGCTCCGCACGGGTCGCGACATCACCGGTGGACGTTTTCCCGACGCGTGGCCGTCGCTCTCGGTTGACGCAATCGACGCGCTGCACGCGCGCGGGCTGCGACTCGTTGGCACCGATGCACCGTCGGTGGACGACCGCGAGAGCAAGGACCTGCGCAACCATCACCGGATCTTCGACGGTGGCGCATACGTGCTCGAGAATCTCGACCTGCGCGGGGTCGAGTCGGGCGCCTGGCACCTGATGGCGCCCCCGCTGCGCATCGAGGGACTCGACGCGGCGCCGGTCCGCGCGTTGCTCAAAGCACCGCCGCGATGAGCGCGTGGGCGATCCGCGTCCACGAACTGGTGAGGGACTTTCGCAGCGTGCGGGCGCTGGACCACGTCACCCTGGACGTCCCGGCCGGCATCGTGTTCGGGTTCCTCGGGCCGAACGGCGCGGGCAAGACCACGCTGATCCGGGTGCTGCTTGGCCTGGCCCACCCCACCGCCGGCCGCGTCGAGGTGCTCGGTCGCGACCCGGTGCGCGATGGGGAGGGCGTGCGCACCGCCTGCGGCGCCCTGCTGGAACACACCGGGCTCTATGAACGACTGAGCGCGCGGCAGAACCTCGACTTCTTTGCTCGCGTGTGGCGACTGTCGCCGTCCGATCGCAGCGCCCGCATCCGCGAGCTGCTTTCGCGATTTGGCCTCTGGGAGCGGCGCGACGAAGTGGTGGGTACCTGGAGCCGCGGCATGAAGCAGAGGCTCGCCGTCGCCAGGGCGGTGCTCCACCGTCCACCGCTGGTGTTCCTCGATGAACCGACGGCCGGCCTCGACCCGGTGGCCAGCGCGTCACTCCGGGATGACCTGGCTCGCCTCTCGGGCGATGAAGGGGTCACCGTGTTCCTCACGACGCACAACCTCGCGGAAGCAGAGCGCCTCTGCGCACTGGTCGGGATCGTACGGCGAGGAGCGCTCATGGGCTTCGGCACGCCGTCGCAACTGCGCGAACGTCGCACCCGCGACCGGATCATCATCGCCACCAGCAACGCACCCACGGATGACATCGTGAACCGCCTCGCGCTGGTCGAGGGCGTGGCGTCGGTCGAGCGCGTCGATGGCGGACTTCGCATCCAGTTCACGCCCAGCGGCCGTACGCCGGCCCTGGTCCACTGGCTCTCGGCGCATGGCGTGGACATCGAGCAGGTGCGACCGGACCGCGCCACGTTCGAAGATGCGTTCCTCGACCTTGTCGACGCCCCGGGCGCCGGAGCGCGCGCATGATCCGCGACACGTGGACCGTGACGCACAAGGAGTGGATGGAGATCATGGACCAGTTCGCGCACGTGCGACGCGGCGGATGGTCCATCCTGCTCGTGGTCGCCTTTCTCGGGATCTTCGTCCCGCTCCAGCTGGGGCCCGGCTGGGCGAATCTCACGATCATGTTCTTCTATTGGCCGTTCATCACTTCCAGCATGACGTCAACCATCGTGTCGGACTCGGTGGCGGGTGAGCGCGAACGGCACACGCTGGAAACGCTGCTGTCCACACGACTCAGCGATGCGTCGATCCTGCTCGGCAAGGTGATCGCGGCGGTGCTCTACGGGTACGCGTTCGCGCTCAGCAACCTGGCGATCGGGCTCATCACCGTGCGTGTCGCGTTCGGCGAACGTGCCGAGTGGATGTCGGCCCATCGATTGGTTTCGCTCCTCGTGCTGCTCGGCACCTCCGCCACATTCGTGTCCGGGCTCGGGGTGCTGGTGTCCCTGCGCGCGGCGACCGTGCGGCAGGCGCAGCAGCTGTTCGGCGTGATCCTCCTCGTGGCAACGATGATTCCGGTCGCGGCCGTCCAGTTTGTTCCCGAGGCGTCGCGGGCACGAATCTCGGCCCGACTGGGCGACCTGGGCGTGGAGGGCGTGGCCTGGTGGATCAGTGGGACGTGTGCGGTGCTCGCCGCGATACTGCTCCTGATTGCCGTTGGGCGCTTCAGGCGCGGTGAGGTGGACCTGGGCTGAGCGGGCCAGGATGGCCGAGGCCCTACCACGACCCTGGGTAACCGGGCATTTTTTCTTCATGAGCAGCCCGATCTACCTGGACTACGCGGCCACGACTCCGGTGCGAACGGAAGTGCTGG encodes:
- a CDS encoding ABC transporter permease; this translates as MLPLDVVATAFAQIRSAKLRSFFTLLGIIVSVTFLVAVLAIIQGLNAYVKENVADAMIGANAFQVRRSPINVSGFVDEEVERMARRPLITRTDAEAVRAAFPDAEAVAIQSGWPTPSADVTWRNRTVGDALVFGVTAPFQVVQDYRLEQGRALSDIDVTQRRTVVVLGAELAEKLFETVDPVGQQVRLRGELFTVIGVNARKGRVLGQSFDGYVLLPFTRFEMMYGKRASTTVSIKMRAPEDVATAMGRAEEAMRVARGLRPGQPNNFSIETSDALVNFWKTLTQLLFAIVPAIVSIGIVVGGIVIMNIMLMSVTERTHEIGIRKALGARARDIERQFLAEAVALASLGGLLGVMVGWLLAATVAAASPLPTRVTWWSVAIALSLGAGVGIVFGVYPARRAARLDPIAAMRAE
- a CDS encoding ABC transporter permease, with the protein product MRLADQIRENVGIAIDTLRTSKLRSALTVLGVVIGISTVMAIATLINGVQQQIVTTIQTAGPTTFYVMKVYSETPLNPDNLPAWVRIRPDLHGDEAERFSQLPEIGYSSLWGIKVARVEYNGLRVQPNRIYGADSRFTEIIGGELASGRWFTRQEVAGGRNVCVLAESVVQTLFGRENPIGRTVQLGGRPATVIGVYAPLTNIFDPPGVETAAIVPFRWLDQRFDINRTQEQFIVIKPRAGVTVDAAQDAVRIALREMRGLRPSARDNFDFMTQGQILQVFNNLTGAFFLVMVALSSVGLLVGGIGVMAIMMVSVTSRTREIGVRKALGASRRDIMMQFLIEAATLTGIGGILGIITGLLIGKGISMAVSVSASTPLSYTVVAVLLSLGIGVTFGLVPARRAARMDPVEALRYE
- the bshB1 gene encoding bacillithiol biosynthesis deacetylase BshB1, which codes for MFDLHIVAIAPHPDDAELICGGTLALAARRGQRVGIIDLTRGETASRGTPERRAEEAAIAAAILGVAERRTLGLPDAGITNTPETRVQLARLLRELRPRVVIAPAPAPFGRHPDHRVAAELIRDAVFVAGLRKVAPEVPAFRPHKVVHAITYREDFVRPTFVVDITSTFDAKLAAIAAFQSQFDGAIQAGEVYPNGEPLADIIRHHSAHYGSLIRVKYGEPFFTTETMRVDDLTALEVSTF
- a CDS encoding tryptophan 2,3-dioxygenase, coding for MTTTAHSDVTYGSYLYVDELLTLQQPRSTPEHPDELLFIVVHQASELWFKVMLHELRALTTHLGNADTLASLTAMRRLNALMRIVASQLSALDTLPPQRFAEFRGYLGSASGGQSYQFRAIEAASGLRDEHFMHVLQEHGPIPAVVADVLTRPTLQDLFLGLLAKHGTTLEQVYAAPDKTAHFLLAESLIEYEQGFGLWRFLHVQLVERIIGPQTGGTGGTLGAKYLQRTLQQRFFPRLWEVRSTVFGTRSSA
- a CDS encoding cyclase family protein is translated as MPEERWYDASVLLRPGTPEWPGDSPFDCRWTWRLAEGASVNLSTVSGSPHVGTHADAPLHVRDGAPASHDLPVEAFIGEAWVADVRHVTGEITLAALRLPDERRIPRLLLRTGRDITGGRFPDAWPSLSVDAIDALHARGLRLVGTDAPSVDDRESKDLRNHHRIFDGGAYVLENLDLRGVESGAWHLMAPPLRIEGLDAAPVRALLKAPPR
- a CDS encoding ABC transporter ATP-binding protein — its product is MSAWAIRVHELVRDFRSVRALDHVTLDVPAGIVFGFLGPNGAGKTTLIRVLLGLAHPTAGRVEVLGRDPVRDGEGVRTACGALLEHTGLYERLSARQNLDFFARVWRLSPSDRSARIRELLSRFGLWERRDEVVGTWSRGMKQRLAVARAVLHRPPLVFLDEPTAGLDPVASASLRDDLARLSGDEGVTVFLTTHNLAEAERLCALVGIVRRGALMGFGTPSQLRERRTRDRIIIATSNAPTDDIVNRLALVEGVASVERVDGGLRIQFTPSGRTPALVHWLSAHGVDIEQVRPDRATFEDAFLDLVDAPGAGARA
- a CDS encoding ABC transporter permease subunit, whose protein sequence is MIRDTWTVTHKEWMEIMDQFAHVRRGGWSILLVVAFLGIFVPLQLGPGWANLTIMFFYWPFITSSMTSTIVSDSVAGERERHTLETLLSTRLSDASILLGKVIAAVLYGYAFALSNLAIGLITVRVAFGERAEWMSAHRLVSLLVLLGTSATFVSGLGVLVSLRAATVRQAQQLFGVILLVATMIPVAAVQFVPEASRARISARLGDLGVEGVAWWISGTCAVLAAILLLIAVGRFRRGEVDLG